One genomic segment of Labrus bergylta chromosome 17, fLabBer1.1, whole genome shotgun sequence includes these proteins:
- the ak3 gene encoding GTP:AMP phosphotransferase AK3, mitochondrial: protein MALHRIFRAVITGPPGSGKGTVSSRITKTFGLKHISSGDILRANINARTELGLLMKSCIDQGQLIPDDVMSRLILSDLRATDQSSWLLDGFPRTVTQAEALDDTCSVDTVINLNVPFQTIKQRLTSRWTHLSSGRVYNIDFNPPKVPGLDDVTGEPLVQRDDDTPETVTHRLKAYETQTEPVLEYYRSKGVLQTFSGTETNKIWPLVEAFLHRKLQLVNQKVA, encoded by the exons ATGGCTCTTCATAGAATTTTTCGTGCTGTTATTACGGGACCTCCTGGCTCGGGGAAGGGGACAGTGTCTTCGCGCATCACCAAAACTTTTGGACTTAAACATATTTCTAGTGGGGACATTTTGAGAGCCAATATCAACGCCAGAACCG AGCTCGGCCTGCTTATGAAGTCCTGTATCGATCAGGGTCAGCTGATACCCGATGATGTCATGTCTCGTCTCATCCTGAGCGACTTGAGAGCGACAGACCAGAGCAGCTGGCTGCTTGATG gTTTTCCTCGCACAGTGACACAGGCAGAGGCTCTAGATGACACCTGCAGTGTGGACACAGTCATCAATCTTAATGTACCTTTCCAGACCATCAAACAGCGGCTCACATCTCGGTGGACTCACCTTTCCAGCGGCAGAGTCTACAACATAGATTTCAACCCGCCTAAAGTCCCT GGTTTGGATGATGTAACGGGGGAGCCTCTCGTCCAGAGGGATGACGACACACCAgagacagtcacacacagactgaaggCCTATGAAACCCAGACAGAGCCTGTCTTAGAGTACTACAG AAGTAAAGGTGTACTTCAGACCTTTTCTGGGACAGAGACCAACAAAATCTGGCCACTCGTTGAGGCGTTTCTCCACCGAAAACTCCAGCTCGTCAACCAGAAGGTTGCATAG
- the cdc37l1 gene encoding hsp90 co-chaperone Cdc37-like 1: protein MEWLGNVASNQPHEESSCDEASRDLSGVYPQQQQSPSLLRCDCAMASLCQSQQRCVKASIVSSWRLAEAQDQLCSLGVHSSESLEQERARTRVCATELTHTVEEWRRKESMLGGPEPSRSPVLGAVSSWDVFNKSIINVPNQPVEMDQDKCKTFLQKYEQELRHFGMLRRWDDSQRFLAEMPQLICEETANYLVLWCMRLQQEGKEALMEQVAHQAVVMQFILEMASNSQQDPRGCFRQFFHKAKDGQDVYLEVFQTELEAFKHRVREYALKCRDDTHNNIEEHNTGTNCRLDPKEALDSLPPVAEYPTKRCIESELWTNTVRWTKDDATETDDIRMMETS from the exons ATGGAGTGGCTGGGCAACGTAGCTTCAAATCAACCTCACGAAGAGTCAAGCTGTGACGAGGCTTCAAGGGACCTCAGTGGTGTTTATCCTCAGCAGCAG CAGTCGCCATCGTTGCTCCGCTGTGATTGTGCCATGGCGTCTCTGTGCCAGAGCCAGCAGCGCTGCGTGAAGGCCTCCATCGTCTCCAGCTGGAGACTGGCTGAAGCTCAGGATCAGCTGTGTTCTCTCGGCGTCCACAGCTCCGAGTCCCTGGAGCAGGAACGTGCTCGCACTCGGGTGTGCGCCACAGAACTCACGCACACTGTGGAGGAGTGGCGCCGCAAGGAGAGCATGCTGGGAGGTCCAGAACCCAGCCGGAGTCCCGTGCTTGGAGCTGTGAGCAGTTGGGATGTTTTTAATAAG AGTATCATCAATGTCCCAAACCAGCCAGTAGAAATGGATCAAGACAAGTGCAAGACGTTTCTCCAGAAGTATGAGCAAGAGCTCAGGCACTTCG GAATGTTGCGGAGATGGGACGACAGTCAGCGGTTCCTCGCTGAAATGCCGCAGCTCATCTGCGAGGAAACGGCAAACTACCTAGTCCTGTGGTGCATGAGACTTCAGCAAGAAGGG aaagaAGCGCTGATGGAGCAGGTTGCACACCAAGCTGTAGTCATGCAATTCATCCTAGAGATGGCTTCAAACTCTCAGCAGGATCCTCGAGGCTGCTTCAGACAGTTCTTCCACAAAGCCaaa GACGGACAAGACGTCTACTTAGAAGTCTTCCAGACGGAGCTTGAGGCCTtcaaacacagagtgagagaATATGCACTCAAGTGCAGAGatgacacacacaacaacatagAAGAACACAACACTGGCACAAACTGCAGACTGGACCCCAAAGAAGCCCTGGACTCTTTACCTCCA GTGGCAGAGTATCCTACAAAGCGATGTATAGAGTCCGAACTGTGGACAAACACCGTGCGATGGACAAAGGATGACGCCACAGAGACAGATGACATACGCATGATGGAGACATCCTAG